In one Neobacillus sp. WH10 genomic region, the following are encoded:
- a CDS encoding MFS transporter yields MSQQAVLPAKVPKASESTMYKILLIIGLCHLLNDAIQAVVPAMFPILEKSMGLSFTQLGIIAFSLNMVSSVMQPVVGMLTDKKPMPYALPIGLTFTLFGILGLGFASSFAMIVLSVLFIGLGSAVFHPEGSRVAYMAAGDRRGLAQSIYQVGGNTGQALAPVITALILVPLGQIGASWFTIVAALAVILLVYIAKWYKQRLITLPISHKKKTISASRKGGLSKEVKKTLALILLLIFARTWYSSGITNFYTFYAIKEYALTIKESQIFLFAFLVSGAIGTFFGGPLSDRFGKKNIISFSMLATVPFSILIPYVPPTMAFIFLILAGFILMTSFSVTVVYAQELVPGKIGTMSGLTVGLAFGMGAIGSVSLGYIADLIGLQSMITWLGVLPLMGLIAFLLPSDQKIWEWNQKN; encoded by the coding sequence ATGAGTCAACAAGCAGTTTTACCCGCAAAGGTTCCAAAAGCCTCTGAATCAACTATGTATAAAATCCTTTTAATCATCGGGCTTTGTCATTTATTGAATGATGCCATTCAAGCTGTCGTACCAGCTATGTTTCCTATTTTAGAAAAGTCAATGGGCTTAAGCTTTACCCAACTTGGAATCATTGCATTTTCATTAAATATGGTCTCATCGGTTATGCAGCCTGTAGTAGGGATGTTAACTGACAAAAAGCCAATGCCCTATGCCCTGCCAATTGGACTCACGTTTACATTATTCGGCATCCTCGGATTGGGGTTTGCTTCAAGTTTTGCGATGATTGTCTTATCTGTCCTTTTTATCGGCCTCGGCTCGGCGGTTTTTCATCCCGAAGGTTCGAGGGTGGCTTATATGGCGGCAGGAGATAGAAGAGGGCTTGCGCAATCCATTTATCAGGTGGGCGGAAATACTGGTCAAGCGTTAGCCCCAGTCATTACCGCATTGATATTGGTTCCACTCGGACAGATTGGCGCATCCTGGTTTACAATTGTTGCCGCACTTGCTGTCATATTGCTAGTTTATATCGCCAAATGGTATAAACAGAGATTAATAACTTTACCAATTTCACATAAGAAAAAGACGATTAGTGCTAGTAGGAAGGGAGGTTTATCCAAAGAAGTTAAAAAGACATTGGCGTTGATTTTATTACTAATCTTTGCTAGAACGTGGTATTCCTCTGGCATTACCAATTTCTACACATTTTATGCGATTAAGGAATATGCCCTTACGATTAAAGAATCTCAAATCTTTTTATTCGCATTTTTAGTTTCCGGGGCCATTGGCACTTTCTTTGGAGGGCCGCTATCAGATAGATTTGGAAAGAAAAATATTATTTCCTTTTCCATGTTAGCAACCGTTCCTTTTTCTATTCTTATTCCTTATGTTCCGCCAACCATGGCCTTTATCTTCCTAATTCTGGCTGGGTTTATTTTAATGACAAGTTTTTCCGTTACCGTTGTCTATGCACAAGAATTAGTTCCGGGGAAAATTGGCACGATGTCTGGTTTGACTGTTGGCCTTGCGTTCGGAATGGGGGCAATTGGTTCAGTAAGTTTAGGAT
- a CDS encoding phosphotransferase — translation MEKSVEVIFSKEILNGFLECFQVGANVKKLGDFENYVFEVYRGAKPMVLRITHSSHRNKDEIKAELDWMNYLYQNGVNCPKIFKSSRGQLIEGMEASDGSFFYACLYSKVKGMPVKVNSDQFNAQLFHSWGKAIGEMHAVTKDYQPKEGEKLRPFWHEEELLEVEQYFPNEPEIIQRKGELMKELMELPQNRDNFGLIHSDIHSGNFFYDGEFVNVFDFDDCSYHWFASDIAIPLYYSIFYGLESASEDEKNEFAHHFLIHFCKGYEECNTLPEYWQEHLPLFLKLRDITLFSVFHKKIAPEDRNERLNLILNNIRRRIIQKEAIVKVK, via the coding sequence ATGGAAAAATCAGTTGAAGTTATCTTTAGCAAAGAGATCTTAAATGGATTTTTAGAATGCTTTCAAGTAGGCGCAAACGTTAAAAAACTGGGAGATTTTGAGAATTACGTCTTCGAGGTTTACCGTGGAGCAAAGCCCATGGTCTTAAGAATTACACATAGTTCCCATCGAAATAAGGATGAAATTAAAGCAGAGCTTGATTGGATGAATTATTTGTATCAAAACGGTGTGAATTGTCCGAAGATCTTCAAATCTTCAAGGGGACAATTAATCGAAGGTATGGAGGCTTCTGATGGATCTTTTTTTTACGCCTGCCTCTATTCAAAGGTAAAAGGTATGCCTGTAAAAGTTAACTCTGATCAATTCAATGCCCAATTGTTCCATTCTTGGGGAAAAGCGATTGGGGAAATGCATGCGGTTACAAAGGATTATCAACCGAAAGAAGGAGAGAAATTGCGTCCATTTTGGCACGAGGAGGAGCTACTTGAAGTTGAACAATATTTTCCTAATGAGCCGGAGATTATTCAACGTAAGGGTGAATTAATGAAGGAATTAATGGAGCTTCCGCAAAACCGTGATAATTTTGGCCTGATCCATTCGGATATCCATTCGGGGAACTTTTTTTATGATGGAGAGTTTGTCAATGTATTTGACTTCGATGATTGCAGCTATCATTGGTTTGCATCCGATATAGCCATTCCTTTGTACTATTCTATTTTCTATGGATTAGAAAGTGCGAGTGAGGATGAGAAGAACGAGTTTGCCCATCATTTCCTTATACATTTTTGTAAGGGCTATGAAGAATGCAATACCTTGCCAGAGTACTGGCAAGAGCATTTGCCACTTTTTCTAAAGCTAAGAGACATTACGCTTTTCTCAGTGTTTCATAAAAAAATCGCACCCGAAGACAGAAACGAGAGATTGAATCTGATTTTAAATAATATTCGAAGAAGGATCATTCAAAAAGAAGCGATTGTGAAGGTGAAATAA
- a CDS encoding ATP-binding protein, with protein sequence MKIQKSKFYIYFIVVVLPVFILGSYFYYRILKENDIERKKDALWVASIYQKNWDQFISETKTSLKILSITAKNDLDFPEKMEPLLMEVNQNDPRYGGLYLLDNNGYLLTGSVPLRNDTDFTKLSFIQEVIKTKDTIISDHEEILKDNQRIIGLATPVLDENRELKAILIADLRIDYMRNLMRVLTPETKLIVANGGKHPILEMNVTNNEEWDNTNWVTSQMDRIPWSIKVKIAERDYKEIGKSWGKSLFIILVITHILYLLIEYFLLRNFTYKERKQNELQKLELVGTLAASTAHEIRNPLTGVKGLIQLLSEKYTDPKDRYYFDIINSELKRINEIVSEFLILGKPTAQMRDNINIAETLQELKPLIMSEGNSHNAECIWQLPNEPVIVKCVKDEMKQVILNITKNAFESFENPGTIEITLHPHENNFCKLEISDNGKGIPKDDLEKIFRPFYTSKDTGTGLGLVICKRIIHSFGGSIEIDSKEKIGTTVTILLPISK encoded by the coding sequence ATGAAAATTCAAAAAAGTAAGTTTTATATCTATTTTATTGTTGTCGTACTGCCTGTATTTATTTTAGGTTCATACTTTTATTATCGTATTTTAAAAGAAAATGATATTGAAAGAAAAAAAGATGCACTCTGGGTTGCCTCCATTTATCAAAAGAACTGGGATCAATTCATTAGTGAAACGAAGACTAGCTTAAAAATTCTTTCAATAACTGCAAAAAACGACTTGGATTTTCCAGAAAAAATGGAACCATTATTAATGGAGGTAAACCAAAACGATCCTCGATACGGGGGACTTTACTTACTTGATAATAATGGCTATTTGTTAACAGGTTCAGTTCCTTTACGAAATGATACCGATTTTACCAAACTATCATTTATTCAGGAAGTCATCAAAACAAAAGATACCATTATTTCTGATCACGAGGAAATTCTTAAAGACAACCAAAGAATTATTGGACTTGCTACACCTGTTCTCGATGAAAATCGTGAATTAAAGGCCATTCTCATTGCAGATTTGCGAATTGATTATATGAGGAACCTGATGAGGGTTCTTACACCTGAAACCAAGCTAATTGTTGCGAATGGAGGTAAGCATCCTATCCTTGAAATGAATGTAACTAACAATGAAGAGTGGGATAATACCAATTGGGTTACTTCACAAATGGATCGTATTCCATGGAGTATAAAAGTAAAGATTGCAGAACGGGATTATAAAGAAATTGGTAAATCATGGGGGAAGTCATTATTTATCATCCTAGTTATCACACATATCCTTTACTTACTAATTGAATATTTCTTATTAAGAAATTTTACGTATAAAGAAAGAAAGCAAAATGAACTACAGAAGCTCGAATTAGTAGGCACTTTAGCTGCAAGTACAGCACATGAGATTCGAAACCCTTTGACCGGTGTAAAAGGATTAATACAGCTCCTAAGTGAAAAGTATACGGATCCAAAGGATCGCTATTATTTCGATATTATTAACTCTGAGCTGAAACGTATTAATGAAATCGTCAGTGAGTTTTTAATCCTGGGTAAACCGACTGCACAAATGAGAGATAACATTAATATAGCTGAAACACTTCAAGAATTGAAACCACTAATCATGTCAGAGGGAAATTCGCATAATGCAGAATGTATCTGGCAGCTTCCTAATGAACCAGTTATCGTTAAGTGTGTAAAGGACGAAATGAAACAAGTGATCTTAAATATTACAAAAAATGCATTTGAATCATTCGAAAACCCGGGAACGATAGAAATTACGCTACACCCACATGAAAATAATTTTTGTAAGCTTGAAATTAGTGACAATGGTAAAGGGATACCGAAAGATGATTTAGAAAAAATATTTCGCCCTTTCTATACATCGAAAGATACTGGAACAGGTCTAGGTCTGGTCATTTGTAAGCGAATCATTCACTCATTTGGCGGCAGCATCGAAATAGATAGCAAAGAAAAGATTGGAACCACCGTTACCATTTTATTGCCAATTAGCAAATAA
- a CDS encoding MarR family transcriptional regulator, with translation MENDSVTKSLKLFIVLSRAYKAINEHVNKVIQANGLNPTEFAVLELLYHKGDQPMQQIGGKILLASGSITYVVDKLEQKGMLQRLACPKDRRVTYAQITDEGKKFIQDIFPEHAKLIDTLMSSLTDQEKTEAINLLKKLGLPAGKF, from the coding sequence ATGGAAAATGATTCAGTAACTAAATCATTAAAGCTATTTATTGTCCTTTCAAGAGCGTATAAAGCGATCAATGAGCATGTAAATAAAGTCATTCAGGCAAATGGTTTAAATCCAACAGAATTTGCTGTGTTAGAGCTTCTCTATCATAAAGGCGACCAGCCGATGCAGCAAATCGGCGGAAAAATTTTGCTTGCCAGTGGCAGTATTACTTATGTTGTTGATAAACTTGAACAAAAAGGAATGCTGCAAAGATTAGCCTGCCCAAAAGATCGAAGGGTGACATATGCTCAAATTACAGACGAAGGGAAAAAGTTTATTCAGGACATTTTTCCTGAACATGCAAAACTAATTGATACGCTCATGTCGAGTCTAACTGATCAAGAGAAAACGGAAGCGATTAACTTGCTGAAAAAGTTAGGGTTGCCTGCAGGTAAATTTTAA
- a CDS encoding M3 family oligoendopeptidase, whose product MSFENFSYVRPNLEEVTQKFNTALQHFNNAATVEEQSEAMNEINHLRNDLGTMFNLCYIRHSINTNDEFYKQEQDFMDEIQPEVEGLVTKYYQALINSKFRNQLEEKWGPQLFALAEGQLKTFKPEIVPLLQKENRLSTEYTKLLASAKIDFEGEERTLAQLEPFTESTDREMRKRANEAKFGFLADQEVELDRIYDDLVKVRTEIAQKLGYKNFVELGYYRMMRTDYNADMVANFRAQVKNFIVPIATKLKGRQQERIGLDKLKYYDEGFKFQSGNATPKGSPEWIIENGQNMYEELSVETGTFFRFMQDNNLMDLVAKKGKAGGGYCTFIENYKAPFIFSNFNGTSGDIDVLTHEAGHAFQVYSSRQYEIPEYNWPTYEACEIHSMSMEFFTWPWMDLFFKEDTDKYKFSHLSDALLFLPYGVSVDEFQHWVYENPEASPKERKLQWREIEKKYLPHKDYDGNEYLENGGFWQRQGHIFNSPFYYIDYTLAQICAFQFWKRSRENQEEAWADYVKLCKLGGSMSFTKLVRAANLISPFEDGCVESVVGVIESWLNSVDDQKL is encoded by the coding sequence ATGAGCTTTGAAAATTTTTCATACGTACGTCCAAATTTAGAGGAAGTAACCCAAAAATTTAATACAGCGCTTCAACACTTTAATAACGCCGCCACTGTTGAGGAGCAGAGCGAGGCAATGAATGAGATTAATCATCTTAGAAATGATCTTGGTACCATGTTCAATCTCTGCTATATTCGCCATTCAATCAATACGAACGATGAGTTTTATAAGCAAGAACAAGATTTTATGGATGAAATCCAGCCTGAAGTTGAAGGGTTGGTGACTAAGTATTACCAAGCCCTTATTAATTCAAAATTTCGCAATCAACTCGAAGAAAAGTGGGGACCGCAGCTATTCGCTCTTGCCGAAGGTCAGCTAAAAACATTTAAGCCTGAGATTGTTCCTTTACTGCAAAAGGAAAATCGTTTATCGACGGAATATACGAAGCTGCTTGCCTCAGCTAAAATTGATTTTGAAGGGGAAGAAAGAACGCTTGCCCAATTAGAGCCGTTTACGGAATCAACTGACCGGGAAATGAGAAAGCGGGCAAATGAGGCAAAATTTGGCTTCTTAGCAGATCAAGAGGTGGAACTCGACCGCATTTATGACGATCTTGTAAAAGTAAGAACTGAGATTGCACAGAAGCTTGGGTATAAAAACTTTGTGGAGCTTGGTTATTATCGAATGATGAGAACGGATTACAACGCTGATATGGTGGCGAATTTCCGTGCGCAGGTTAAGAATTTTATCGTGCCAATTGCCACTAAATTAAAAGGACGTCAACAGGAAAGAATCGGGCTCGATAAATTAAAGTATTATGATGAAGGATTCAAATTTCAGAGTGGAAATGCTACACCTAAGGGAAGTCCAGAATGGATTATCGAAAATGGCCAAAATATGTACGAAGAACTATCTGTAGAAACGGGTACGTTTTTCCGCTTTATGCAGGATAACAATCTAATGGATCTTGTTGCAAAAAAAGGAAAAGCAGGCGGCGGTTACTGTACCTTTATTGAGAATTATAAAGCGCCATTTATTTTTTCTAATTTCAATGGAACATCAGGCGATATCGATGTTCTTACACATGAGGCAGGTCATGCGTTCCAAGTATATTCCAGCCGTCAATACGAGATTCCAGAATATAACTGGCCAACATACGAGGCATGTGAAATTCACTCTATGAGTATGGAATTCTTTACTTGGCCTTGGATGGATTTGTTCTTCAAAGAAGATACGGATAAATATAAATTCTCACACCTAAGTGATGCCTTATTATTCTTGCCGTATGGGGTTTCTGTTGACGAATTCCAGCATTGGGTTTACGAAAATCCTGAGGCATCACCAAAAGAGCGGAAACTTCAATGGCGTGAAATTGAGAAAAAATATTTACCGCATAAAGATTATGATGGCAATGAGTATTTAGAAAATGGCGGATTCTGGCAGCGGCAAGGTCATATTTTTAATTCACCGTTTTATTATATTGATTATACACTTGCACAGATTTGTGCATTCCAATTCTGGAAACGTTCAAGAGAGAACCAAGAGGAGGCTTGGGCTGATTATGTCAAGCTTTGTAAACTTGGCGGCAGCATGTCATTCACTAAGCTAGTCCGCGCGGCAAATTTAATTTCTCCATTTGAGGATGGCTGTGTCGAATCCGTAGTTGGTGTTATTGAGAGCTGGTTAAATTCTGTAGACGATCAAAAACTTTAA
- a CDS encoding GerAB/ArcD/ProY family transporter, whose product MKKNWTQAFQIAAVYVGTVVGAGFATGKEIVEFFSRFGFFGFISILMSGYLFIMIGSKLMRMAAQIEAKSYQEFNEHLFGKWAGSIINIFMLFMLLGVSAVMLAGAGAVFEEQLGLPKNLGVFITIFLSYLVMLVGTKGLFAVNTFVVPLMITFSLILMFLSLRMPHFLDRFLFIPHATDGWKSVIAPFSYAALNLGLAQAVLVPVATEVKDDWTIKWGGILGGLALTLILIGSHFTLIMLPNLELYDIPMAIIMKNLAPFFYWIFVLVIYGEIFTSVIGNVFGLDRQLQQYVPVPTILSVTVIFAVSYLISLVNYSTLLSYLYPLFGYICMSFFILLWMKPFSPSK is encoded by the coding sequence GTGAAGAAGAATTGGACTCAAGCTTTTCAAATTGCGGCAGTCTACGTAGGCACAGTAGTTGGAGCGGGATTCGCCACTGGAAAAGAAATCGTTGAATTTTTTTCACGATTTGGTTTCTTTGGCTTTATTAGTATATTAATGAGCGGTTATCTTTTTATCATGATTGGGTCAAAGTTAATGCGAATGGCCGCTCAAATTGAGGCAAAATCCTATCAAGAATTTAACGAGCACCTATTTGGAAAATGGGCAGGCAGTATAATAAATATTTTTATGCTATTTATGCTTCTGGGAGTTAGTGCAGTAATGCTAGCCGGGGCTGGGGCAGTTTTTGAAGAACAGCTCGGGCTGCCAAAAAATCTAGGTGTTTTTATAACCATATTCCTTTCCTATCTGGTAATGCTTGTTGGCACAAAAGGACTTTTTGCTGTAAATACTTTTGTTGTTCCATTAATGATTACATTTAGTTTAATATTGATGTTTTTATCACTTAGAATGCCGCATTTTTTAGATCGCTTTTTGTTTATTCCACATGCAACAGATGGCTGGAAAAGTGTGATTGCTCCATTTTCATATGCCGCATTAAATTTAGGATTAGCACAGGCAGTTCTGGTGCCCGTAGCCACAGAGGTTAAGGATGACTGGACAATTAAATGGGGAGGAATTCTTGGAGGACTTGCTTTAACACTAATTTTAATTGGCAGCCATTTTACTTTGATCATGCTGCCTAACCTGGAATTGTATGATATCCCAATGGCAATTATTATGAAAAACTTAGCACCGTTTTTTTACTGGATTTTTGTACTTGTGATTTATGGGGAGATATTCACTTCTGTGATTGGAAATGTCTTCGGACTCGATAGGCAGCTACAGCAATATGTCCCTGTTCCAACGATTTTATCAGTTACGGTTATTTTTGCTGTGTCCTACCTCATTAGTCTAGTGAATTATAGTACGCTGCTATCCTACTTATATCCTCTATTCGGATATATTTGCATGTCCTTTTTTATTTTATTATGGATGAAACCATTTTCACCTAGTAAGTAA
- a CDS encoding type II CAAX endopeptidase family protein, producing MKKNILNIRLIACLIIAHSLIFFSFHDKTIFWYIFTGSVLVLIALAMFQGDVDDEVSFIQYIFLGVLTGLLLYFVFWLGFQAIQVLHLPFEKTIKQMYRWYAPHVFWQYIALILVAAPGEELFWRGFIQKNLLKYLNPIWGILSAAILYASVNIYSGSILLVFSAFFSGLVWGFLYFWKKSMPLVIVSHIIFDIMIFIILPFK from the coding sequence ATGAAAAAAAACATTCTAAACATTCGCCTAATTGCTTGTTTGATTATTGCTCACTCACTGATATTTTTTTCATTCCATGATAAAACAATATTTTGGTATATCTTTACTGGATCGGTGCTCGTGTTAATAGCATTGGCCATGTTCCAAGGGGATGTAGATGATGAGGTATCCTTTATCCAATACATTTTCCTAGGCGTCCTGACCGGATTATTGTTATATTTTGTTTTTTGGTTAGGATTTCAAGCAATCCAAGTTCTCCATCTTCCTTTTGAGAAAACCATAAAACAAATGTACCGCTGGTATGCACCACACGTTTTTTGGCAGTACATTGCTCTTATTCTGGTTGCCGCACCTGGAGAAGAACTTTTCTGGCGGGGATTTATTCAAAAAAATTTATTGAAGTACTTAAATCCAATATGGGGCATTTTATCAGCAGCGATACTTTACGCCTCAGTCAATATTTATTCTGGCTCGATTTTGCTGGTCTTCTCGGCCTTTTTTTCAGGACTCGTCTGGGGCTTCCTTTATTTTTGGAAAAAAAGTATGCCGCTTGTGATTGTTTCTCATATCATCTTTGATATCATGATTTTTATTATCCTGCCGTTTAAATAA
- a CDS encoding DUF6254 family protein, whose amino-acid sequence MSKSKSQQEREWTVRKQDQNPHGNVKSLKQLSKETDQGK is encoded by the coding sequence ATGAGTAAGTCGAAGAGTCAACAAGAGCGGGAATGGACAGTCAGAAAGCAGGATCAAAATCCACATGGTAATGTAAAATCATTAAAGCAGTTATCAAAAGAAACTGATCAGGGAAAATAA
- a CDS encoding DUF2187 family protein, whose protein sequence is MKKAEVGNIIEFRGGLQGIVEKVNENSVIVDLTYMDNYRDLELDQRTVVNHKNYKVIKESAY, encoded by the coding sequence TTGAAAAAAGCAGAAGTAGGAAATATCATAGAATTCCGTGGTGGCCTGCAAGGGATCGTTGAAAAGGTAAATGAAAATTCTGTAATAGTCGACCTAACATACATGGATAATTACCGTGATTTAGAATTAGATCAGCGGACAGTTGTTAACCATAAAAACTATAAAGTGATAAAAGAAAGCGCTTATTAA
- a CDS encoding MoxR family ATPase has translation MIFTEKMDKLKQEIGKVIIGKDMEVELMAISLLFNGHILLESVPGTGKTMLAKSFANAIGGGFSRIQFTPDVLPSDVTGIQFFNPKIQEFELRPGPIMENIVLADEINRATPRTQSSLLEVMEERQVTIDGVTVPLEEPFMVIATQNPVESQQGTFSLPIAQMDRFFIKIKVGYPIYEDERRIMQIHRGDLIIKTIAQVLSISEIVQLQTTVNDIHISADIENYLLTIVRKTREHNSIELGVSPRGTITLMKASQGKAILNNRTYVTPDDVKAVAPYVLSHRIVLSFEGSLTKTSENIISEILDSIPVPVEAGENE, from the coding sequence ATGATATTTACCGAAAAAATGGATAAATTAAAGCAGGAGATAGGTAAAGTGATTATCGGAAAAGATATGGAAGTGGAATTAATGGCAATCTCATTGTTATTTAATGGCCATATTTTGCTTGAAAGTGTTCCTGGGACTGGAAAAACGATGTTAGCAAAAAGTTTTGCGAACGCCATCGGGGGAGGATTTTCCCGTATCCAGTTTACGCCTGATGTTCTTCCAAGTGATGTAACAGGTATTCAGTTTTTTAATCCAAAGATTCAAGAATTTGAACTGCGACCCGGGCCGATTATGGAAAACATTGTCTTAGCGGATGAAATTAATCGGGCTACACCCAGAACCCAGTCAAGTTTATTGGAGGTGATGGAAGAAAGGCAGGTAACAATTGATGGTGTTACCGTCCCGTTAGAAGAACCTTTTATGGTGATTGCAACTCAAAATCCTGTAGAATCACAGCAAGGAACATTTTCATTGCCGATTGCGCAAATGGATCGATTTTTCATAAAAATAAAAGTCGGTTATCCCATATATGAGGATGAAAGAAGAATCATGCAAATTCATCGTGGGGATTTAATAATCAAAACCATTGCTCAAGTGCTTTCCATTTCAGAAATTGTCCAATTACAGACAACTGTAAATGATATTCATATTTCTGCAGATATTGAGAATTACCTTTTAACCATTGTAAGAAAGACACGAGAGCATAATAGCATTGAACTTGGTGTCAGTCCACGTGGAACAATAACGCTTATGAAAGCTTCACAAGGAAAAGCCATTTTGAATAACCGTACATATGTAACTCCAGATGATGTAAAAGCAGTTGCCCCATATGTTCTCAGTCACAGAATTGTTCTTTCTTTTGAAGGGTCATTAACAAAAACATCAGAAAACATAATTAGCGAAATCCTTGATTCCATTCCTGTGCCAGTAGAAGCGGGTGAAAATGAATGA
- a CDS encoding DUF58 domain-containing protein: MNWNKYSIEDRKIQGITGFAIILIIVSLYIQSELVLFLGVFFLFVVICNHLYLKRAGDRLFFDNNSEKQRYFVNDKGQWTLTFRNDGDPILKGELKVYFDHYVAPDNEKFESSLLMNEISIPFSIYTKQTKKIMISFSAKRRGIAKIRKLEFHIPSLVGFGETVLESKYFLKQQAVVYPVPIPVKGLKEQMTVHQGVNVVPFSVYDDRLGHLGTRDYVPSDSFNRIHWKASARKQRLQTKIYEKISEKGWIIALNVSDGHSITGNLEELLSSITEIAYYAYHKQIPYSLCINVRTAGSTPFLYLPKGEGKEHMQKVLETLASISTQNTSVPYECMLSFYSRHLEYQSFLIHAGIRTEDTNRILLNLSKYGTTLFQLKIEEGHGLLSELVIHPERRVLI, translated from the coding sequence ATGAATTGGAATAAATATTCGATTGAAGACAGAAAGATTCAAGGCATAACTGGTTTTGCAATTATACTTATAATTGTAAGCCTTTACATACAGTCGGAATTAGTATTGTTTCTAGGCGTCTTTTTTCTTTTTGTCGTTATTTGTAATCATCTTTATTTAAAACGGGCTGGAGATCGGCTGTTTTTTGATAATAATAGTGAAAAACAACGATATTTTGTGAACGATAAAGGTCAATGGACATTGACGTTTCGAAACGATGGTGACCCCATTTTAAAAGGTGAGCTAAAAGTTTATTTTGATCATTATGTGGCTCCTGACAATGAGAAATTTGAATCTAGTCTTTTGATGAATGAAATCTCTATTCCATTTTCCATCTACACAAAACAAACAAAAAAAATAATGATTTCTTTTTCGGCAAAAAGAAGGGGAATTGCCAAAATTCGAAAGCTAGAATTTCATATTCCAAGTCTGGTTGGATTTGGGGAAACGGTCTTGGAATCTAAATACTTTCTAAAACAACAAGCGGTTGTCTATCCTGTGCCTATTCCTGTAAAAGGATTAAAGGAACAAATGACCGTTCATCAAGGAGTAAATGTTGTCCCCTTTTCCGTTTATGATGATCGGCTTGGGCATTTAGGAACCAGGGACTATGTTCCGTCAGATAGCTTTAACCGAATTCATTGGAAAGCTAGTGCAAGAAAACAAAGATTGCAAACGAAAATCTATGAAAAAATTTCTGAAAAGGGTTGGATTATTGCATTAAACGTCTCAGATGGTCATTCGATAACAGGTAATCTTGAAGAACTGCTTAGCAGTATTACTGAGATTGCTTATTATGCATATCATAAGCAAATTCCTTATTCATTGTGCATTAATGTTCGAACCGCGGGAAGCACTCCATTTCTTTATCTCCCAAAAGGAGAAGGGAAAGAGCATATGCAAAAGGTTTTGGAAACCCTTGCATCTATTAGTACCCAAAATACGAGTGTACCATATGAATGCATGCTTTCTTTCTACAGCAGGCATTTAGAATATCAATCCTTTTTAATACATGCTGGAATTAGGACGGAAGATACAAATCGAATACTTTTGAACCTATCAAAATATGGTACCACCTTGTTTCAACTAAAAATTGAAGAGGGGCATGGTCTTCTTAGTGAATTGGTTATTCATCCTGAAAGAAGGGTGCTGATATGA